The region TCCAGGCCATCGACGACCTGCTCGCCAACAGGTTCGGCGAGGACGAGTAGGTCTTCGGCACAAGCAATTGCTCCACACCTCATCACCGGTCTTGTGCCGGTGATCTCGCTTCTGTCGAGCGCCGAGCCCTTCGGAACCGGGACGGCCGGGACAAGCCCGGTCATGACCGGGGGTGTCCGTCTCGGCACCTCAGCCAACATATAAAGACATCTTTATATCTTGATTGCCTCTCTCCCGGGTCTCTGGTAGAGACAGCGCCAATTCAACCGAACAGGTGCAAGAGAGAGGCCATCATGGCGCAGGATTACATCGTCAAAGACATCAGCCTTGCCGATTTCGGCCGCAAGGAGATCTCCATCGCCGAGACCGAGATGCCGGGCCTCATGGCCGTCCGGGCCGAGTACGGCCCGAAGCAGCCCCTGAAGGGCGCCCGGATCGCCGGCTCGCTGCACATGACGATCCAGACCGCGGTGCTGATCGAGACCCTCAAGGCTCTCGGGGCCGACATCCGCTGGGTGTCCTGCAACATCTACTCCACCCAGGACCACGCCGCCGCCGCCATCGCGGCCGCCGGCATCCCGGTTTTCGCCTATAAGGGCGAGACCCTGAAGGAGTACTGGGACTACACCGCCAAGCTGTTCGACTGGCACGGCGGCGGCATGCCGAACATGATCCTCGACGACGGCGGCGACGCCACCATGCTCGTCCATCTCGGCCTGCGCGCCGAGCAGGGCGACACCGCCTTCCTCGACAAGCCGGGCTCCGAGGAAGAGGAAGTGTTCTTCGCCCTCATCAAGCGCCTCCTCTCCGAGAAGCCGAAGGGCTGGTTCGCCGAGCTGGCGCAGTCGATCAAGGGTGTGTCGGAAGAGACCACCACGGGCGTTCACCGCCTCTACATCATGGAGAAGGAGGGCAAGCTCCTCTTCCCGGCGATCAACGTCAACGACTCGGTCACCAAGTCCAAGTTCGACAACCTCTACGGCTGCCGCGAATCCCTGGTCGACGGCATCCGCCGCGGCACGGACGTGATGATGGCCGGCAAGGTCGCCATGGTGGCGGGCTTCGGCGACGTGGGCAAGGGCTCGGCCGCTTCGCTCCGTCAGGCCGGCTGCCGCGTGCTC is a window of Microvirga lotononidis DNA encoding:
- the ahcY gene encoding adenosylhomocysteinase, coding for MAQDYIVKDISLADFGRKEISIAETEMPGLMAVRAEYGPKQPLKGARIAGSLHMTIQTAVLIETLKALGADIRWVSCNIYSTQDHAAAAIAAAGIPVFAYKGETLKEYWDYTAKLFDWHGGGMPNMILDDGGDATMLVHLGLRAEQGDTAFLDKPGSEEEEVFFALIKRLLSEKPKGWFAELAQSIKGVSEETTTGVHRLYIMEKEGKLLFPAINVNDSVTKSKFDNLYGCRESLVDGIRRGTDVMMAGKVAMVAGFGDVGKGSAASLRQAGCRVLVSEVDPICALQAAMEGYEVTTMEDAAPRADIFVTATGNKDVITIEHMRAMKDRAIVCNIGHFDNEIQVASLKNLKWNNVKPQVDEIEFPDGHRIILLSEGRLVNLGNAMGHPSFVMSASFTNQTLAQIELFANQGKYERKVYTLPKHLDEKVAALHLEKIGVKLTKLRPDQASYIGVSEQGPFKPDHYRY